The following proteins are co-located in the Spea bombifrons isolate aSpeBom1 chromosome 3, aSpeBom1.2.pri, whole genome shotgun sequence genome:
- the YPEL5 gene encoding protein yippee-like 5, translating to MGRIFLDHIGGTRLFSCANCDTILTNRSELISTRFTGATGRAFLFNKVVNLQYSEVQDRVMLTGRHMVRDVSCKNCNSKLGWIYEFATEDSQRYKEGRVILERALVRESEGFEEHVPSDNS from the exons ATGGGCCGCATCTTCTTGGACCATATCGGGGGCACCCGCCTGTTTTCGTGCGCAAACTGCGACACGATATTAACCAACCGCTCGGAGCTGATATCCACTCGCTTCACCGGAGCCACGGGGAGAGCCTTCCTCTTCAACAAG GTGGTGAACCTGCAGTACAGCGAGGTCCAGGACCGCGTGATGCTCACCGGCCGGCACATGGTGCGCGACGTCAGCTGCAAGAACTGCAACAGCAAACTGGGCTGGATCTACGAGTTTGCCACGGAGGACAGCCAGCGCTACAAGGAGGGCCGCGTCATCCTGGAGCGGGCCCTGGTCCGCGAGAGCGAGGGCTTCGAGGAGCACGTGCCGTCCGACAACTCCTGA